One segment of Drosophila mauritiana strain mau12 chromosome 3R, ASM438214v1, whole genome shotgun sequence DNA contains the following:
- the LOC117144743 gene encoding vasotab, producing the protein MKFVAALLVISLGILVLAEADPGEERCPGVCTREYRPVCAEWRRGIIRPIVSRCTFSTKCVLNNHRCRTNQNWVIVDERRKCRRETPDCDELRKST; encoded by the exons ATGAAGTTTGTGGCTGCTCTGTTGGTCATATCCTTGGGAATCCTGGTCTTGGCTGAGGCCGATCCAGGTGAGGAAAGGTGTCCTGGGGTTTGCACAAGGGAATATAGACCAGTGTGCGCCGAATGGCGTAGGGGTATTATACGTCCCATAGTCAGTCGATGCACCTTCTCCACTAAATGCGTTCTTAATAACCACAGATGCAGAACGAATCAAA ATTGGGTAATCGTCGATGAGAGACGAAAGTGCAGGCGTGAAACTCCGGATTGCGATGAGCTACGAAAATCGACCTAG